The following is a genomic window from Butyricimonas faecihominis.
CTCTTTAATGGCAGTCAAGGGAGTGTCTACCCGCACAAAATAATTTACCATACCTTCCGTGTGTTCAGCTACTTGATCAGCTTGACTTCCCGACTCCATCATAGAGCAACGGATCATCGTATCATCCTGCAACAAGATCATCCAGCGATCATCTTCGGGAGTAAACATCTTCGTCACTTCCTGAAAACGCACACGCATAGATTCGGCAACACGACTGAAATCCCCGATTACCGTGTAAAGAGTTAAATTTGCTTTTTCCATATATTCCTTTTTAATTTAGAGCAAAGATAGACAAAATACAAACCCTCCCTCTATTTTTCGTTGTTATCCATACATCAAATCACGTCCCACTCTGGTTGAATTCCTAACAACCAATTAAAAGCATGATTTCGGTGCATTGCAATATCGGTATCAATATTTCGAGGCATTTTCTTGTTCTTATCCATAGCTTCTACACACGCCAAAAGATAATGCAATGTCACATCAGCTTCATCCATGATCTCCCTTCGCCCCTTCCGGTTAGGAAAACCCGTTTCCCAATCAATTTTAGACGAAGTCGCATAAAACAGATCCATTACTTCCAGCATTTTTACCACCTCGCAATGCTCGGAAGGAAATGACATATTCTTGATCAATCCCAAACTCCACATGAAAACATTACATTCCTCAAATTGCCAAAAAAAACGTAGATGATCATTCTCCTCATTATTCTTCGAAAATAAATAATCCTTTTCCTCCTGTACACAATTTTTAAGAGGTTCGAATCCATCCTCTTCCATATCGTGAATCTGCTTCCACCACGTTTCCACACCTTCCTCACCGAAATTCAATGCACAGAACGCATGAGAACCGGTTGAAACAATGGCCATAATTCGACCGATCACGCTCTCTTCTATTCTAATTCCGTATCGCGTGTAATCTACTTCCATCGGTTCTAAATTTTCAAAAGCCACCTTCTCATCCTTCAAGCGTTTCATCGTACGAACCCGACGTTCTTTGTTCTCGCTATCATCCGTCATGAAAAATTTCTTCATAAAGAAATCTGTATTAATCATAGGACCATACGTGACAAGGTCGCTCTTCCCCTCGTCATTAAATACTAATTCCCGTTTTCCCGAGTAAAAACTCATGTCCGGGAAAAGCAAAAGTCCTTGTAATTTATCTGCCATATGGAATAATACATCACACATCATGTTCTCCCGATTCCTGTCGCCACGCTTATATTCAACTTTCAATACCGTGGTAAACACCTTGATTTGAAAAAGCAAAGAACTTTTCACCTCCTCTTTTTGAGTCGGGACACGCTCAAAATAAGACACCAATTCAGACGTATGTTTGCTCACCTCCTCGGGTTCACGCTCTTTGTCAAGCAATTGACACTTCACCTCGCTTCGATCATTCAACACGTATTTCCAACGATTCCCATCAAATTCTCGTGAATGTATAAAACAATCAAGCATTCGATTTAATTCAATGGCTACTTGCCCTGAATCTCCAGTCACACAATAAAAATACACGCATTCATTATCCATAAGTTTGCACATTT
Proteins encoded in this region:
- a CDS encoding DUF4272 domain-containing protein yields the protein MDNECVYFYCVTGDSGQVAIELNRMLDCFIHSREFDGNRWKYVLNDRSEVKCQLLDKEREPEEVSKHTSELVSYFERVPTQKEEVKSSLLFQIKVFTTVLKVEYKRGDRNRENMMCDVLFHMADKLQGLLLFPDMSFYSGKRELVFNDEGKSDLVTYGPMINTDFFMKKFFMTDDSENKERRVRTMKRLKDEKVAFENLEPMEVDYTRYGIRIEESVIGRIMAIVSTGSHAFCALNFGEEGVETWWKQIHDMEEDGFEPLKNCVQEEKDYLFSKNNEENDHLRFFWQFEECNVFMWSLGLIKNMSFPSEHCEVVKMLEVMDLFYATSSKIDWETGFPNRKGRREIMDEADVTLHYLLACVEAMDKNKKMPRNIDTDIAMHRNHAFNWLLGIQPEWDVI